One Procambarus clarkii isolate CNS0578487 chromosome 15, FALCON_Pclarkii_2.0, whole genome shotgun sequence DNA segment encodes these proteins:
- the LOC123759219 gene encoding crustacyanin-A1 subunit isoform X1, which yields MVSASIPSWHVLLLLVVWTTHASQAAESPHFLLKGQCPVVTLAEGFNMQQFKGTWYRIGGLPNVEERSVNCTVYNYVTTDAGYIVNSSGLDRAGKPVKQNITLLADTPGMAKFSTRVRTFDAEMVVLNTDYTTYCCLFTCYNFQGSHKAIFAWILSRTSTLKKQEIANCQKELERVGVPLEKLRGTYQGADCNHQ from the exons ATGGTCTCCGCCTCTATACCTTCTTG gcatgtgctgctgctgctggtggtgtggacgacACACGCCTCCCAGGCCGCCGAGTCTCCTCACTTCCTGCTGAAAGGGCAGTGCCCTGTAGTGACGCTGGCCGAGGGCTTCAACATGCAGCAG TTTAAAGGGACGTGGTACAGGATTGGCGGACTGCCCAACGTCGAGGAGCGCTCCGTTAACTGCACTGTATATAACTACGTCACTACAG ACGCGGGCTACATCGTGAACTCCAGTGGACTAGACAGGGCAGGGAAGCCCGTGAAGCAGAACATCACCCTCCTCGCAGACACTCCTGGCATGGCCAAGTTCTCCACCAGAGTTAGAA CCTTCGACGCGGAGATGGTGGTCCTGAACACTGactacaccacctactgctgcCTCTTCACCTGCTACAACTTCCAAGGCAGTCACAAGGCCATCTTCGCCTGGATCCTCTCAAGAACGTCCACACTAAAGAAACAAGAG ATCGCCAACTGCCAGAAGGAACTGGAGAGAGTTGGCGTGCCACTGGAGAAGCTGAGAGGGACTTACCAGGGGGCGGACTGTAACCACCAGTAA
- the LOC123759055 gene encoding carbohydrate sulfotransferase 11 isoform X1, whose translation MLRRSLLTIMLGSFAIFYWTFLALIVDTQQEPLQTQAIFLAVSEAQESLQAGMSSNTKEEEAPSALPDNVNEVANIMSERRKELQKQCAETLTPEEEALPINSKEFLINDEYKLVWCNIFKAASSTWMYNFIIMAGNSDKYYQKSMKTSPVEVTREFYPRPSLEDLERSVTHLNYTSFVIVREPFQRLLSAYRDKMESPKQPYYESLRCAIVANFSSDAHENRGRCTPTFSEFVDYLLEEASLGRPPNEHWAPYYSFCSPCRVNFDYILHFETLPRDEAFLLQAVEGLSRVVSPHNLHSSNTNYETINRDYFSQLTSAQIQGLLAIYQHDFTIFGYSVQKYLEFAQS comes from the exons ATGTTGAGGAGATCACTGCTGACCATTATGCTGGGCTCCTTCGCCATTTTTTATTGGACCTTCCTCGCCCTCATCGTTGACACTCAG CAGGAGCCGCTGCAGACGCAGGCCATCTTCCTCGCTGTCAGCGAAGCCCAGGAGAGCCTGCAGGCGGGAATGAGTTCGAATACGAAGGAAGAGGAAGCGCCTTCAGCTTTACCAGATAATGTAAATGAGGTGGCTAATATCATGTCCGAGAGGCGGAAGGAGCTTCAAAAGCAGTGTGCAGAGACTCTGACCCCCGAGGAGGAAGCCCTACCAATTAACAGCAAAGAATTTCTCATCAACGATGAATATAAGCTAGTATGGTGCAACATCTTCAAGGCGGCTTCGTCGACGTGGATGTACAACTTCATTATTATGGCTGGGAATTCCGACAAGTACTATCAGAAATCCATGAAGACTTCCCCCGTGGAGGTGACGAGGGAGTTTTATCCACGACCTTCTCTGGAGGACTTAGAACGCTCCGTTACACACCTTAACTACACTTCCTTCGTCATCGTCCGAGAACCCTTTCAGCGACTCTTGTCCGCATACCGGGACAAGATGGAGTCTCCCAAACAGCCCTACTACGA ATCCCTCAGGTGCGCCATCGTAGCCAACTTCAGCAGTGACGCGCACGAAAATAGGGGCCGCTGCACCCCTACATTCAGCGAGTTTGTAGACTACCTGCTGGAGGAGGCATCGCTCGGCAGGCCTCCTAATGAACACTGGGCGCCATACTACAGTTTCTGCTCCCCGTGCCGGGTCAACTTCGATTATATTCTCCACTTCGAAACTCTGCCCCGTGATGAGGCTTTCCTCTTGCAAGCG GTGGAAGGACTTTCTAGAGTGGTGAGCCCCCATAACCTTCACAGCTCCAACACCAACTACGAGACCATCAACAGAGACTACTTCAGCCAGCTCACCAGCGCCCAGATACAAGGGCTTCTCGCCATCTACCAACACGACTTCACCATTTTCGGATACAGTGTGCAGAAATACCTCGAGTTTGCTCAGTCGTAG
- the LOC123759055 gene encoding carbohydrate sulfotransferase 11 isoform X2 gives MLRRSLLTIMLGSFAIFYWTFLALIVDTQEPLQTQAIFLAVSEAQESLQAGMSSNTKEEEAPSALPDNVNEVANIMSERRKELQKQCAETLTPEEEALPINSKEFLINDEYKLVWCNIFKAASSTWMYNFIIMAGNSDKYYQKSMKTSPVEVTREFYPRPSLEDLERSVTHLNYTSFVIVREPFQRLLSAYRDKMESPKQPYYESLRCAIVANFSSDAHENRGRCTPTFSEFVDYLLEEASLGRPPNEHWAPYYSFCSPCRVNFDYILHFETLPRDEAFLLQAVEGLSRVVSPHNLHSSNTNYETINRDYFSQLTSAQIQGLLAIYQHDFTIFGYSVQKYLEFAQS, from the exons ATGTTGAGGAGATCACTGCTGACCATTATGCTGGGCTCCTTCGCCATTTTTTATTGGACCTTCCTCGCCCTCATCGTTGACACTCAG GAGCCGCTGCAGACGCAGGCCATCTTCCTCGCTGTCAGCGAAGCCCAGGAGAGCCTGCAGGCGGGAATGAGTTCGAATACGAAGGAAGAGGAAGCGCCTTCAGCTTTACCAGATAATGTAAATGAGGTGGCTAATATCATGTCCGAGAGGCGGAAGGAGCTTCAAAAGCAGTGTGCAGAGACTCTGACCCCCGAGGAGGAAGCCCTACCAATTAACAGCAAAGAATTTCTCATCAACGATGAATATAAGCTAGTATGGTGCAACATCTTCAAGGCGGCTTCGTCGACGTGGATGTACAACTTCATTATTATGGCTGGGAATTCCGACAAGTACTATCAGAAATCCATGAAGACTTCCCCCGTGGAGGTGACGAGGGAGTTTTATCCACGACCTTCTCTGGAGGACTTAGAACGCTCCGTTACACACCTTAACTACACTTCCTTCGTCATCGTCCGAGAACCCTTTCAGCGACTCTTGTCCGCATACCGGGACAAGATGGAGTCTCCCAAACAGCCCTACTACGA ATCCCTCAGGTGCGCCATCGTAGCCAACTTCAGCAGTGACGCGCACGAAAATAGGGGCCGCTGCACCCCTACATTCAGCGAGTTTGTAGACTACCTGCTGGAGGAGGCATCGCTCGGCAGGCCTCCTAATGAACACTGGGCGCCATACTACAGTTTCTGCTCCCCGTGCCGGGTCAACTTCGATTATATTCTCCACTTCGAAACTCTGCCCCGTGATGAGGCTTTCCTCTTGCAAGCG GTGGAAGGACTTTCTAGAGTGGTGAGCCCCCATAACCTTCACAGCTCCAACACCAACTACGAGACCATCAACAGAGACTACTTCAGCCAGCTCACCAGCGCCCAGATACAAGGGCTTCTCGCCATCTACCAACACGACTTCACCATTTTCGGATACAGTGTGCAGAAATACCTCGAGTTTGCTCAGTCGTAG
- the LOC123759219 gene encoding crustacyanin-A1 subunit isoform X2, with translation MNCERRHVLLLLVVWTTHASQAAESPHFLLKGQCPVVTLAEGFNMQQFKGTWYRIGGLPNVEERSVNCTVYNYVTTDAGYIVNSSGLDRAGKPVKQNITLLADTPGMAKFSTRVRTFDAEMVVLNTDYTTYCCLFTCYNFQGSHKAIFAWILSRTSTLKKQEIANCQKELERVGVPLEKLRGTYQGADCNHQ, from the exons atgaactgtgaacgcag gcatgtgctgctgctgctggtggtgtggacgacACACGCCTCCCAGGCCGCCGAGTCTCCTCACTTCCTGCTGAAAGGGCAGTGCCCTGTAGTGACGCTGGCCGAGGGCTTCAACATGCAGCAG TTTAAAGGGACGTGGTACAGGATTGGCGGACTGCCCAACGTCGAGGAGCGCTCCGTTAACTGCACTGTATATAACTACGTCACTACAG ACGCGGGCTACATCGTGAACTCCAGTGGACTAGACAGGGCAGGGAAGCCCGTGAAGCAGAACATCACCCTCCTCGCAGACACTCCTGGCATGGCCAAGTTCTCCACCAGAGTTAGAA CCTTCGACGCGGAGATGGTGGTCCTGAACACTGactacaccacctactgctgcCTCTTCACCTGCTACAACTTCCAAGGCAGTCACAAGGCCATCTTCGCCTGGATCCTCTCAAGAACGTCCACACTAAAGAAACAAGAG ATCGCCAACTGCCAGAAGGAACTGGAGAGAGTTGGCGTGCCACTGGAGAAGCTGAGAGGGACTTACCAGGGGGCGGACTGTAACCACCAGTAA
- the LOC123759142 gene encoding salivary glue protein Sgs-3-like — translation MKAKHSAPTTTPTKHSAPTTTPTKHSAPTTTPTKHGAPTTTPTKHGAPTTTPTKHSAPTTTPTKHSAPTTTPTKHSAPTTTPTKHSAPTTTPTKHGAPTTTPTKHGAPTTTPTKHSAPTTTPTKHGAPTTTPTKHGAPTTTPTKHGAPTTTPAKHSAPTTTPTKHGAPTTAPS, via the exons ATGAAAGCGAAA CACAGTGCCCCCACAACTACACCTACCAAGCACAGTGCCCCCACAACTACACCTACCAAGCACAGTGCCCCCACAACTACACCTACCAAGCACGGTGCCCCCACAACTACACCTACCAAGCACGGTGCCCCCACAACTACACCTACCAAGCACAGTGCCCCCACAACTACACCTACCAAGCACAGTGCCCCCACAACTACACCTACCAAGCACAGTGCCCCCACAACTACACCTACCAAGCACAGTGCCCCCACAACTACACCTACCAAGCACGGTGCCCCCACAACTACACCTACCAAGCACGGTGCCCCCACAACTACACCTACCAAGCACAGTGCCCCCACAACTACACCTACCAAGCACGGTGCCCCCACAACTACACCTACCAAGCACGGTGCCCCCACAACTACACCTACCAAGCACGGTGCCCCCACAACTACACCTGCCAAGCACAGTGCCCCCACAACTACACCTACCAAGCACGGTGCCCCCACAACTGCACCTTCATAA
- the LOC123759054 gene encoding glutamic acid-rich protein produces MARMRAVLAILAVVPLLIRPAVIAEESCGEDGGESHLTQTCQRQDGDRGGVTDEANRAPAGVVELGGQEYKSVKHFDESRKRRRRKGSEGEEALTVKGYGDRRHRKKKKEGDITRENKDEGNKLKGRYSDLHKDKQEGDGFSGAEISNKKVKRGKNGERKNKEKHKKNTMNGESRHTGKHRDGEKNKEYKSNRDQTKKNDHKHKHKTNTKDKKNEDKKYKNMKSKENKKNAGKKKYKKDKLKTAEDLNREEETNTEDKDIENIKKKIRVNRKVKDKIEKKVREGNVSATPETLTENEISNTEGETERARRKPQTNVATGNPDIDAEKQVTGKAKVEDERKTRNATINSEEKIGSDAIYDESLDGEGKVPENVVDVEGHAGHLKNVVGGIDEVTDGERGNDVAADDFVVANSHVNYVDSLYVELELDSSELLAEELKNVVGDINELTDGESSNDVVEDFVVANSHVNYVDSLFVELELDSSELLAEELNFGTVEENKKEQEMTSPEVAELKSEMSENEGNDDQQTEGEEVDRKDGVKKVYEVPRISETEVESDAGGPKTADGKAGDDDDDLLMSPELGSQSDQETVAVDVTAKDNHQEDVVVELGDNKGSE; encoded by the exons ATGGCGAGGATGCGGGCGGTGTTGGCAATACTGGCGGTGGTTCCGCTGCTCATACGACCTGCCGTCATAGCT GAAGAGAGCTGTGGTGAGGATGGAGGAGAATCACACCTGACTCAAACATGCCAGCGCCAGG ACGGAGATCGAGGCGGCGTCACGGACGAAGCTAACCGGGCGCCTGCAGGGGTTGTCGAACTCGGAGGACAGGAATACAAGAGTGTGAAGCACTTCGATGAAAGCAGGAAGAGACGGAGACGCAAAGGTTCAGAAGGTGAGGAGGCGCTGACGGTGAAAGGTTACGGAGACAGGAGACACAGGAAGAAGAAGAAAGAGGGAGATATTACGCGGGAAAATAAGGATGAAGGGAATAAGCTCAAAGGGAGATACTCGGATCTTCACAAGGACAAGCAAGAGGGAGATGGATTTAGTGGGGCTGAAATAAGTAACAAGAAAGTTAAGAGGGGCAAGAACGGTGAGCGAAAGAACAAGGAGAAACATAAGAAGAACACGATGAATGGAGAAAGCAGACATACGGGAAAACACAGAGATGGTGAGAAGAATAAGGAATACAAATCCAACAGAGATCAGACAAAGAAAAATGATCATAAACACAAACATAAAACCAACACGAAAGACAAGAAGAATGaggataaaaaatacaaaaatatgaagagtaaagaaaacaaaaagaacgctggaaagaaaaagtacaAAAAAGACAAACTTAAAACGGCTGAAGACCTAAACCGAGAAGAGGAAACAAACACAGAAGACAAAgacattgaaaatataaaaaagaaAATAAGAGTAAACAGGAAAGTTAAAGACAAAATTGAAAAAAAGGTACGAGAAGGTAATGTCTCCGCAACACCTGAGACTCTCACAGAAAACGAAATAAGTAACACTGAAGGGGAAACTGAGAGAGCCAGGCGGAAACCCCAAACTAATGTCGCAACCGGAAACCCTGATATCGATGCTGAAAAACAAGTCACTGGGAAGGCTAAAGTGGAGGATGAGAGAAAAACGAGAAATGCCACAATAAATTCAGAGGAAAAAATTGGAAGCGATGCTATATACGACGAGAGCCTTGATGGCGAAGGTAAAGTTCCAGAGAACGTCGTAGATGTTGAAGGCCATGCCGGACACCTTAAGAATGTAGTTGGGGGTATTGACGAAGTTACAGATGGTGAAAGAGGCAATGATGTGGCGGCGGACGATTTTGTGGTGGCTAATTCTCATGTCAATTACGTTGATTCATTGTATGTCGAGCTCGAACTCGACTCATCAGAACTGTTGGCAGAAGAACTTAAGAATGTAGTTGGGGATATTAACGAACTTACAgatggtgaaagtagcaatgatgtggtggaagaTTTTGTGGTGGCTAATTCTCATGTCAATTATGTTGATTCATTGTTTGTCGAGCTCGAACTCGACTCATCAGAACTGCTGGCAGAAGAACTGAATTTTGGGACCGTAGAAGAAAACAAGAAAGAACAAGAAATGACGAGTCCAGAAGTCGCAGAACTAAAGTCAGAAATGTCTGAAAATGAAGGAAACGACGACCAACAAACTGAGGGTGAAGAAGTGGATAGGAAAGATGGAGTGAAGAAGGTATACGAAGTACCGAGAATCTCTGAAACAGAAGTTGAATCTGATGCTGGAGGACCAAAAACAGCAGACGGGAAGGcaggtgatgatgatgacgacCTGCTTATGTCACCCGAGTTGGGCTCCCAGTCAGACCAGGAAACAGTTGCCGTTGATGTTACCGCTAAAGACAACCACCAGGAAGATGTCGTCGTCGAACTTGGTGACAATAAAGGATCAGAATGA